The Rhizophagus irregularis chromosome 2, complete sequence genome contains a region encoding:
- a CDS encoding uncharacterized protein (BUSCO:EOG092C0ROF) translates to MSSQNIPLKRMLEWIPYNQFNEIKETGNNGSVTVYSARWKDGPLYIRCLCSNFYRRNSNKEVALKCSHSSQESIDSLINEAKKHPIKHKVFQVLYGISQNPDTGDYILVQNNYMWTSENEKIDDFIQERQYKINKYDDIVLEWIPYNQFSEIKEIGKNDFIAVYSAIWKDGPLYKEYKWSDYTRNPNKKVALKYLYNSQESIDSLINETKKYPTNYEVFQVLYGISQNPDTGDYILVQNNFTWISGNEKINDFIQERQYKINKYDEIVLEWIPYNQFSEIKETGKNDFVTVYSTIWKNGPLYKKYEWSDYTRDSNKKVALKCLRNLQESIDSLINEIKKYPTKHKAFQVLYGISQNPYTGDYILVQNNSINLTNCISEIEKIDDFIQERQLKINDYDDIVLEWIPYNQFNEIKKKGKIGPAIVYLAIWKNGPLYYNKLYGNYTRDSNKEVTLKYLYNLQESIDSLINEAKKYPMKHKILQVLYGISQNPDTGDYILVQNNYMWTSGNEKIDDFVQERQLKINNYDDIVLEWIPYNQFSEIKETGKNDIVTVYSAIWKDGPLFKLFDDDYYTRDSYKDVALKCLHNLQKSINSLINEAKKYPTNYKAFQVLYGISQNPDTGDYIFVQNNYMWTSGNEKIDDFIQERQLKINEYDDIVLEWIPYKQFKKVKESGKNGLITVYSAIWEDGPLYKKNKWSDCTRDSYKKVDLKCFYNSQESVDSLINEAKKYSTKYEEFQVLYGISQNPDTGNYILVQNNYMWTSGNEKIDDFIQERQLKINEYDDIVLEWIPYKQFKKIKESGKNGLITVYSAIWEDGPLYNKENKWSDCTRDSYKKVALKCFYNSQESVDSLINEAKKYSTKYEEFQVMYGISQNPDTGNYILVQNNYIWTSGNEKIDDFIQERQYKINKYDDIVLEWIPYNQFSEIKEIGKNDFIAVYLAIWKDGPLYKEYKWSDYTRNPNKKVALKYLYNSQESIDSLINETKKYPTNYEVFQVLYGISQNPNTGDYILVQNNYTWISGNEKIDNFVKKRQLKINKHDDIVLEWIPYNQFNEVEEINKTSLITVYSAIWKDGPLYKKYKQSDYTRTSNKEVTLKYLHNSQESIDSFINETKKYPTKYEVFQVLYGISQNPNTGDYILVQNNYTWISGNEKIDDFVKKRQLKINKHDDIVLEWIPYSQFSEIKETGKNDFVTVYSTIWKDGPLYKKYEWSDYTRDSNKKVALKCLRNLQESIDSLINEAKKYPTTKHKLFQVLYGISQNTDTGDYILVQNNYTWTSGNERIDDFVQERQLKINEYDDIVLEWIPYNQFSEIKETGKNDFVTVYLAIWKDGPLYKKHEWSDYTRNPNREVVLKCLNNSQESIDSLINETKKYPTKHKVFQVLYGISQNPDTGDYILVQNNYMWTSRNEKIDDFIQERQLKINNHDDIVLEWIPYNQFSEIKETGKNDSVTVHSAIWKDGPLYHQFQSLIQIVVIKYLHSNFYTRNSNKKVALKYLHNLQESIDSLINEIKKYPTKHKAFQVLYGISQNPYTGDYILVQNNSINLTNCISEIEKIDDFIQERQLKINDYDDIVLEWIPYNQFNEIKKKGKIGPAIVYLAIWKNGPLYYNKLYGNYTRDSNKEVTLKYLYNLQESIDSLINEAKKYPTKHKILQVLYGISQNPDTGDYILVQNNYMWTSGNEKIDDFVQERQLKINNYDDIVLEWIPYNQFSEIKETGKNDFVTVYSAIWKDGPLFKLFDDDYYTRDSYKDVALKCLHNLQESINSLINEAKKYPTNYKAFQVLYGISQNPDTGDYIFVQNNYMWTSGNEKIDDFVQKRQLKINKHDDIVLEWIPYNQFSEIKETGKNDFVTVYSAIWKDGPLYKKHEWSDYTRNSNKEVTLKYLHNSQESIDSFINETKKYPTKYEVFQVLYGISQNPNTEDYILVQNNYTWISGNEKIDNFVKERQLKINKHDDIVLEWIPYNQFNEVKEINKNSFITVYSAIWKDGPLYKKYKQSDYTRNSNKEVALKYLHNLQESIDSLINEAEKYRIRHTVFQVLYGISQNPDTGDYILVQNSSINLANCISKNEKIDDFIQERQYKINKYDDIVLEWIPYNQFSEIKEIGKNDFIAVYLAIWKDGPLYKEYKWSDYTRNPNKEVALKYLYNSQESIDSLINETKKYPTKYEVFQVLYGISQNPDTGDYILVQNNYTWISGNKKINDFIQERQYKINKYDEIVLEWIPYNQFSEIKETGKNDFIAVYSAIWKNGPLYKEYKWNDYTRNSNKEVALKYLYNSQESIDSLINETKKYPTKYEVFQVLYGISQNPDTGDYILVQNNYTWSSGNEKIDNFIQERQLKTNEYDDIVLEWIPYNQFSEINEMGKNGSIIVYSAIWKDGPLYKKDKWSNYARNSNKEVALKCLHNLQVSIDSLINETKKYPTKYEVFQVLYVISQNPDTGDYILVQNNSINLANCISGNEKINNFIQEMQLKINNKHNTVFEWIPYNQFNKIKEIGKNSSITIYSAIWKDGPLHYNNKYNKYMRDSNKEVALKYLYNSQNSVDFLINEAEKYLTKKIIDRFNNIKEIDKGGFATVYSANWKNGPLEFDTDKKIYIRNPNRVIALKCLHNSQNITNKFLNEVKEYSINKRSNILNIHGISQDPDTKEYIMCWDLNPNNRPNIFEVKELIMSFHKSYGMDFFKAEEYRKANLSFIKNYQITTHPQAIYTSRLLNPFTEDLPEYDDNSQCLDQKI, encoded by the exons ATGTCTTCCCAAAATATACCTTTGAAAAGAA tgcttgaatggattccatacaatcagtttaatgaaatcaaAGAGACAGGTAACAATGGCTCtgtaacagtatattcagcaagaTGGAAGGATGGCCCATTATACATAAGGTGTTTGTGCAGCAATTTTTATAgaagaaattcaaataaagaagttgctttaaaatgttcgCATAGTTCACAAGAAtccattgattctttaataaatgag gCTAAAAAACATCCAATAAAACATAAAGTATTTcaagtattgtatggaatatctcaaaatccagatacaggagattatattttggttcaaaacaattatatgtggacaagtgaaaatgaaaaaattgatgatttcattcaagaaaggcaatacaaaattaacaaatatgatgatattgtacttgaatggattccatacaatcagtttagtGAAATTAAAGAGATAGGTAAAAATGACTTTATagcagtatattcagcaatatggaaggatggtccattatataaGGAATATAAATGGAGTGATTATACAAGAaatccaaataaaaaagttgctttaaaatatttatataattcacaagaatccattgattctttgataaatgaa actaaaaaatatccaacaaattatgaagtatttcaggtattgtatggaatatctcaaaatccagatacaggagattatattttggttcaaaataattttacatggataagtggaaatgaaaaaattaatgatttcattcaagaaaggcagtacaaaattaacaaatatgatgaaattgtacttgaatggattccatacaatcagtttagtGAAATTAAAGAGACAGGTAAAAATGACTTTGTAACAGTATATTCAACAATATGGAagaatggtccattatataagaaatatgaatGGAGTGATTATActagagattcaaataaaaaagttgctttaaaatgtttacgtAATTTGCAAGAAtccattgattctttaataaatgag attaaaaaatatccaacaaaACACAAAGCATTTCAagtattatatggaatatctcaaaatccataTACAGGAGATTACATTTTAGTTCAAAACAATTCTATAAACTTGACAAACTGTATTagtgaaattgaaaaaattgatgattttattcaagaaaggcaattaaaaattaatgactATGATGATATAGTGcttgaatggattccatacaatcagtttaatgaaattaaaaagaaaggtAAAATTGGCCCTGCAATAGTATATTtagcaatatggaagaatggtccattatattataataaactgtaTGGAAATTATActagagattcaaataaagaggtcactttaaaatatctatataatttacaagaatctattgattctttaataaatgaa gctaaaaaatatccaatgaaacacaaaatattacaagtattgtatggaatatctcaaaatccagatacgggagattatattttggttcaaaataattatatgtggacaagtggaaatgaaaaaattgatgattttgttcaggaaaggcaattaaaaattaataattatgatgatattgtgcttgaatggattccatataatcagtttagTGAAATTAAAGAGACAGGTAAAAATGACATtgtaacagtatattcagcaatatggaaggatggtccattattcAAGTTGTttgatgatgattattatacaagagattcatATAAAGatgttgctttaaaatgtttacataatttgcaaaaatccatcaattctttaataaatgag gctaaaaaatatccaacaaaTTACAAAGCATTTCAagtattatatggaatatctcaaaatccagatacaggagattatatttttgttcaaaacaattatatgtggacaagtggaaatgaaaaaattgatgatttcattcaagaaaggcaattaaaaattaatgaatatgatgatatagtgcttgaatggataccatacaagcagtttaaaaaagttaaagaatCAGGCAAAAATGGccttataacagtatattcagcaatatgggaggatggtccattatataaGAAGAATAAATGGAGTGATTGTACAAGagattcatataaaaaagttgatttaaaatgtttttataattcacaagaatccgttgattctttaataaatgag gctaaaaaatattcaacaaaatatgaagaatttcaagtattgtatggaatatctcaaaatccagatacaggaaattatattttggttcaaaacaattatatgtggacaagtggaaatgaaaaaattgatgatttcattcaagaaaggcaattaaaaattaatgaatatgatgatatagtgcttgaatggataccatacaagcagtttaaaaaaattaaagaatcagGCAAAAATGGccttataacagtatattcagcaatatgggaggatggtccattatataatAAGGAGAATAAATGGAGTGATTGTACAAGagattcatataaaaaagttgctttaaaatgtttttataattcacaagaatccgttgattctttaataaatgag gctaaaaaatattcaacaaaatatgAAGAATTTCAAGTaatgtatggaatatctcaaaatccagatacaggaaattatattttggttcaaaataattatatatggacaagtggaaatgaaaaaattgatgatttcattcaagaaaggcaatacaaaattaacaaatatgatgatattgtacttgaatggattccatacaatcagtttagtGAAATTAAAGAGATAGGTAAAAATGACTTTATAGCAGTATAtttagcaatatggaaggatggtccattatataaGGAATATAAATGGAGTGATTATACAAGAaatccaaataaaaaagttgctttaaaatatttatataattcacaagaatccattgattctttgataaatgaa actaaaaaatatccaacaaattatgaagtatttcaggtattgtatggaatatctcaaaatccaaatacaggagattatattttagttcaaaataattatacatggataagtggaaatgaaaaaattgataattttgttaagaagaggcaattaaaaattaataaacatgaTGATATTGTGcttgaatggattccatacaatcagtttaatgaagttgaagaaataaacaaaactagtcttataacagtatattcagcaatatggaaggatggtccattatataagaaatataagcAGAGTGATTATACAAGAacttcaaataaagaagttactttaaaatacttgcataattcacaagaatccattgattcttttataaatgaa actaaaaaatatccaacaaaatatgaagtatttcaagtattgtatggaatatctcaaaatccaaatacaggagattatattttagttcaaaataattatacgtggataagtggaaatgaaaaaattgatgattttgttaaaaagaggcaattaaaaattaataaacatgaTGATATTGTGcttgaatggattccatatagtCAGTTTAGTGAAATTAAAGAGACAGGTAAAAATGACTTTGTAACAGTATATTCaacaatatggaaggatggtccattatataagaaatatgaatGGAGTGATTATActagagattcaaataaaaaagttgctttaaaatgtttacgtAATTTGCAAGAAtccattgattctttaataaatgag gctaaaaaatatccaacaacaaaacataaattatttcaagtattgtatggaatatctcaaaatacagatacaggagattacattttggttcaaaataattatacgtggacaagtggaaatgaaagaattgatgattttgttcaggaaaggcaattaaaaattaatgaatatgatgatatagtgcttgaatggataccatataatcagtttagTGAAATTAAAGAGACAGGTAAAAATGACTTTGTAACAGTATAtttagcaatatggaaggatggtccattatataaaaaacatgaATGGAGTGATTATACAAGAAATCCAAATAGAGAAgttgttttaaaatgtttaaataattcacaagaatccattgattctttaataaatgag actaaaaaatatccaacgAAACATAAAGTATTTcaagtattgtatggaatatctcaaaatccagatacaggagactatattttggttcaaaataattatatgtggacaagtagaaatgaaaaaattgatgattttattcaagaaaggcaattaaaaattaataaccatGATGATATagtgcttgaatggataccatataatcagtttagTGAAATTAAAGAGACAGGTAAAAATGACTCTGTAACAGTacattcagcaatatggaaggatggccCATTATACCATCAATTCCAATCACTTATCCAAATAGTGGTCATAAAGTATTTGCATAGCAATTTTTATAcaagaaattcaaataaaaaagttgctttaaaatatctacataatttacaagaatctattgattctttaataaatgaa attaaaaaatatccaacaaaACACAAAGCATTTCAagtattatatggaatatctcaaaatccataTACAGGAGATTACATTTTAGTTCAAAACAATTCTATAAACTTGACAAACTGTATTagtgaaattgaaaaaattgatgattttattcaagaaaggcaattaaaaattaatgactATGATGATATAGTGcttgaatggattccatacaatcagtttaatgaaattaaaaagaaaggtAAAATTGGCCCTGCAATAGTATATTtagcaatatggaagaatggtccattatattataataaactgtaTGGAAATTATActagagattcaaataaagaggtcactttaaaatatctatataatttacaagaatctattgattctttaataaatgaa gctaaaaaatatccaacgaaacacaaaatattacaagtattgtatggaatatctcaaaatccagatacgggagattatattttggttcaaaataattatatgtggacaagtggaaatgaaaaaattgatgattttgttcaggaaaggcaattaaaaattaataattatgatgatattgtgcttgaatggattccatataatcagtttagTGAAATTAAAGAGACAGGTAAAAATGACTTtgtaacagtatattcagcaatatggaaggatggtccattattcAAGTTGTttgatgatgattattatacaagagattcatATAAAGatgttgctttaaaatgtttacataatttgCAAGAATCCatcaattctttaataaatgag gctaaaaaatatccaacaaaTTACAAAGCATTTCAagtattatatggaatatctcaaaatccagatacaggagattatatttttgttcaaaataattatatgtgGACAagcggaaatgaaaaaattgatgattttgtcCAGAaaaggcaattaaaaattaataaacatgaTGATATagtgcttgaatggataccatataatcagtttagTGAAATTAAAGAGACAGGTAAAAATGACTTtgtaacagtatattcagcaatatggaaggatggtccattatataaaaaacatgaATGGAGTGATTATAcaagaaattcaaataaagaagttactttaaaatatttacataattcacaagaatccattgattcttttataaatgag actaaaaaatatccaacaaaatatgaagtatttcaagtattgtatggaatatctcaaaatccaaatacagaagattatattttggttcaaaataattatacgtggataagtggaaatgaaaaaattgataattttgttaaggagaggcaattaaaaattaataaacatgaTGATATTGTGcttgaatggattccatacaatcagtttaatgaagttaaagaaataaacaaaaatagttttataacAGTATactcagcaatatggaaggatggtccattatataagaaatataagcAGAGTGATTATAcaagaaattcaaataaagaagttgctttaaaatatctacataatttacaagaatctattgattctttaataaatgag gCTGAAAAATATCGAATAAGACATACAGTATTTCAagtattatatggaatatctcaaaatccagatacaggagATTACATTTTAGTCCAAAACAGTTCTATAAACTTGGCAAATTGTATCAgtaagaatgaaaaaattgatgatttcattcaagaaagacaatacaaaattaacaaatatgatgatattgtacttgaatggattccatacaatcagtttagtGAAATTAAAGAGATAGGTAAAAATGACTTTATAGCAGTATAtttagcaatatggaaggatggtccattatataaGGAATATAAATGGAGTGATTATACAAGAAAtccaaataaagaagttgctttaaaatatttatataattcacaagaatccattgattctttgataaatgaa actaaaaaatatccaacaaaatatgaagtatttcaagtattgtatggaatatctcaaaatccagatacaggagattatattttggttcaaaataattatacatggataagtggaaataaaaaaattaatgatttcattcaagaaaggcaatacaaaattaacaaatatgatgaaattgtacttgaatggattccatacaatcagtttagtGAAATTAAAGAGACAGGTAAAAATGACTTTATagcagtatattcagcaatatggaagaatggtccattatataaggaatataaatggaatgattatacaagaaattcaaataaagaagttgctttaaaatatttatataattcacaggaatccattgattctttgataaatgaa actaaaaaatatccaacaaaatatgaagtatttcaggtattgtatggaatatctcaaaatccagatacaggagattatattttagttcaaaataattatacatggagtagtggaaatgaaaaaattgataattttattcaagaaaggcaattaaaaactaatgaatatgatgatattgtgcttgaatggattccatacaACCAGTTTagtgaaattaatgaaatggGTAAAAATGGCTCTATAatagtatattcagcaatatggaaggatggtccattatacaAAAAAGATAAGTGGAGCAATTATGcaagaaattcaaataaagaagttgctttaaaatgtttacataatttacaagtatccattgattctttaataaatgaa actaaaaaatatccaacaaaatatgaagtatttcaggTATTGTATgtaatatctcaaaatccagatacaggagattatattttggttcaaaACAATTCTATAAACTTGGCAAATTGTatcagtggaaatgaaaaaattaataacttcattcaggaaatgcaattaaaaatcaataataaacataatacagtatttgaatggataccttacaATCAGTTCAACAAAATTAAGGAAATAGGCAAAAATAGTTCTATTACgatatattcagcaatatggaaggatggaccattgcattataataataagtataataaatatatgagagattcaaataaagaggttgctttaaaatatttgtataattcacaaaattctgttgattttctaataaatgag gctgaaaaatatttgacaaaaaaaataattgacaga tttaataatattaaagaaatagataaAGGTGGATTTGCTACAGTATATTctgcaaattggaaaaatgGTCCATTAGAATTTGatacagataaaaaaatatatataaggaATCCAAATAGAGTAATTGCCTTAAAATGCTTGCATAATTCACAGAATATtaccaataaatttttgaatgag gttaaagaatactcaataaataaaagaagtaatattcttaatatacaTGGAATATCTCAGGatccagatacaaaagaatatattatg tgCTGGGATTTAAACCCAAATAATAGgccaaatatttttgaagtaaaGGAATTAATCATGTCATTTCATAAGTCATATGGAATGGATTTTTTCAAAGCAGaagaatatagaaaagcaaatctttcatttattaaaaattaccaaataacTACCCATCCACAAGCTATTTATACATCTCGGTTACTTAATCCTTTTACAGAAGACCTTCCAgaatatgatgataattcTCAATGTTTAGATCAAAAAATCTAA